From the Candidatus Ancaeobacter aquaticus genome, the window CGTGTTATGAAGCAGGAAGTTGTGGTTATGTATTTTATAGATGGCTGAAAGAGATCGGAGTGAAGTGTGAAGTAATAGCGCCAAGTTTAATACCGAAGCGAGTAGGAGATCGGATAAAAACAGATCAACGAGATGCACAAAATTTGGGACGATTATACCGAGCAGGAGAATTAGTTGCTGTGCATATCCCAAGTGAAGAAGCTGAAGCAGATCGTGGCGTGGTACGATTGAGAGACCAAATCAGGAAGGAAATTCACCAATCGAAACAGTATATTCTAAAATTTTTACAAGTACGTGGATTAAGGTATGAAGGAGTAAAAAATTGGACCCAAAAACATTGGGACTATATCAGAATAATCAAGTTTGAGAATAAAGCGGATCAATTTACATGGTGTCGTTATATTGAAATATTGGAATATAAATTACAGGAATTAGTAGGAGTAGAAGAAAGGATAAAAGAATTGGCCTTTAGTAAAAAATATGAAGAAGTAGTTAAGAAGTTGAGATGTTTGCGGGGAGTAGATGTTTTAACGGCAATTACATTTGCGACAGAAATAATAGATTGTAAAAGATTTAGTCAGCCAAGAGAAATAATGGCTTACTTAGGATTTATTCCAAGCCAATATAGTTCAGGTAAAAAACAACGATATGGAAGAATAACCGGAACGGGCAATAGTCGGTTGAGGCGAATATTGGTAGAGGCTGCTTGGCACTATCGTCATGCTCCGCGGATATCAAAAGAATTAAAAAAGCGTCAAGAAGGACAAGATTTGGAAGTTATTAATTACTCGTGGAAAGCACAAAAACGTTTATATAAAAGATTTACAAATTTAGGGTTTAGGAAGAATAAAAAAATAGCTGTAGTTGCGGTGGCTAGAGAATTAACAGGATTTATTTGGTCGTTAATGGTTAATGAAAATAATTATAGTGGAATTAAAACGGCATAAAATTTAAAAAGATATATTGAGAAAGGGTAAGAGTTGGTACGAGAGGGAGATCCTTGTGACCCCTATGCGATAAGATTAAATTCTTAATTCGCGCTATAAAGATCAAGGCAGGCCCAGACGAAGTTTATATCATGTACAGGCTTTTAGCCCAATGTACGAATACCAGGTTGATTCATCGTCGAAGCGACCAACTCAATGCCCTTCTCATTAAAAATATGGTCTGAATATGGTTTGATTAAAAAAATATTATTGAGGGATTGACACGGTATTCCATACCAGGGGACACTCACCTTTTAAGGAATGATCTGTCCTATGACAAACCTCATCGAGGTAGGGATAACGTACTATTGCTTCTTAAAAACTAGGCGTGACCTTTCTTTTTCTGTTTATTAAAATAAACTTCATCTTCTTTGCAATCTTTAATCAATCTCTTAATATGATCTATATCTTTCTTGCTTTTAGCATATTTTAATGCTTCATTATAATTTTTAATTGCTGTTTTAAAATCCCTATCATTTTCCCAACTCATATGGCCTAAGAACATATATACACTACTAACAATCCAGTTAGGTGCTTTTCCATCCGTTAGTATTTTATTAGCATACTCCAATGCCTTCGGTTTCTTACTTAATTTCCAATAACATACTACTAAATCAGACAGTGTCATATAATAATAATCCAAAGCTAAATTTGGATCATTCTTATACATATCTATAACTTTACTGCAATAATTAATAGTTTCTTTATATTCTTCCAAATCTTTACAGCAAAGAGATAATTCAACCAATATTTTCAAACGCCTTAGCTTTGTAATATCCTTAACATTTAATCCATCAATTAAATATTTTTTTGCAGTTTTGAAATCATCTTTGTCAACATATGAGGATCCTATATAAAATAATGCATCTGCTTTTTTCTCTCCATCTATTATCTTTAAAACCACTTCTAATAACTTTATTGCCTTATCTGGATAATCCTTAAAATACGCCATTTGTCCGCAAATAAAGAAATACTCACCTAATTCAGTTTTTGATAATTTTTTTAAGTCTTCATTTTTAATCGAATTCATTAACTTATCAGCTTTATCTAAATTTTTATCACCACCATCTATCATTAAATCATAAACTTTTTGAATTGTTTTCATTACGTTCATAAAACATCCCCCTACTTATCAGTCCTCAACTGGTCCGCAAAATCCATGCCCTGACCTGTTGCTTTAACAGTATTATTTATTATTCGGCCCGCTTTTGTCTTGTACTTATCCTGTTGTGGATTAATCTCATCAACTTTTTCATTTATATAATCACGATTTTTCTCCGAGGATACTGGTTTGGAGTGAAGAAATAGATGACTATCAGCCAAAGTTTTAGCTATGATTGATCTCATCAAGACAGAAATACTACTGTTTATTCTTTTTTAAACCTTCATTACATTCAGCAATTAAATCTTTATAAAAATCCTTATTAGTTTTTTCTTCAGCTAGATTAAGCGCCTTTTTATAATTTTCCTTTGCCTTCTTATATTCCTTTTTTTCCAAATATCTATGACCTAAAATACAATATGTGCTTTTCATAACCCAATCAGGAACATTCTTTGTCAACAGTATTTCATTAGCATAATCGTCTGCCTTTCTATCTTCACCTAATTTCCAATAACATGTAGATATGCTAGATACTGCATTATAGTAATAATCATTCAAACTTAACTTACTATCCTTAAATATTTCAATAATTTTATAATAACTTCTTAATGCTTTTCCATATTTATCTAAATTTCTATAACAAAGACTCAACTCAGCCAATATATTTATTTTTATTTTATCGCTCAAGTTTTTTATGTTTAATGCTTTTTTAAAATACTTTAGGGCTAATTTATAATTATCTTTATCATTATAAGAAGATCCAATAAAATACAAAACCTCTGCTTTTTTAGTTTCATCAACTAATTTAAGCGCTGCTTTTAACATCTTTATCGCTTCATCCGGAAACTCTTTATAACAAACCATTTGCCCGCAAATAAGGGAAAATTCACCTAATTCAGTTTTTGATAATTTCTTTAAGTCTTCTTTTTTAATCGAATTCATTAACTTAGCAGCTTTATCCAAATTTTCATTACCACCATCCATCATTAAATCGTAAACTTTCTGAACTGTTTTCATTACATTCATTAAACATCCCCCTACTTATCAGTCCTCAATTGATCCGCAAAATCCATGGTCTGACCTATTGCTTTAACAGTATTATTTATTGCTCGACCCGTTTTCGTCTTGTACTTATCTTGTTGTGGATTTATCTCATTAACTTTTTTATATATATAATCACGATTTTTCTCCGAGGATACTGGTTTAGGGTAAATTTTTTCATCCGATTTTTCTTCCCCGCGTTTAAGCCGATTTAATTTATCTTCATCACTCTTATTCCAATCCTCCTTACCACCCTTCCCTTTTTCGCTTTTATTAATAATATCATCCGTACTTGGCCTGTCTATCGGCACTCCTTCCTGCTCATCAGGTATATCAGGTACCGGCTCGACTATCATCGGTGGTGTTGGTTCTTCTATTGGCACTCCTTCATCCTGCGGAGGGGGTTCATATATCGGTTCATCTATTCTGGGTGATGATGTGTCGTCTATTGGATATACTTCGGGGCCTTCTTCTGTTACCGGCCCTTCTATCGTTACCGGCAGTGACGGCGGTATTGGTGTATTCTCTGGCGGTGACGACGGCTCAACTGTTCCACCGGATGTATCCGGCGGTAAAAATATGTCTCCGCCAAATATATCCCCAAATATTGATCCATCACTGTTTGGAGCATCTCCTTGCACTCCGCCTGAACCATCAGCGCTGTCATTACCACCTTCCCCAAAAAATCCTGTAATAATATCTATAATCGTACCTATAATATCTGATATAGACGGCAAATTTATATCTGACGGTATATTTGGTAAAGTGTCTCTGGCAGGGTCCGCACCCTGCCCTGCTGACGGCGGCAGGACTACACCTCCTAATATTGCCGCCTCGGCTTCATTGCTCCAAAAGTCATCAAA encodes:
- a CDS encoding IS110 family transposase — encoded protein: MKVAVYQGNENTASIEKVIRNDKGQIQKFYKRLKKEYNIRACYEAGSCGYVFYRWLKEIGVKCEVIAPSLIPKRVGDRIKTDQRDAQNLGRLYRAGELVAVHIPSEEAEADRGVVRLRDQIRKEIHQSKQYILKFLQVRGLRYEGVKNWTQKHWDYIRIIKFENKADQFTWCRYIEILEYKLQELVGVEERIKELAFSKKYEEVVKKLRCLRGVDVLTAITFATEIIDCKRFSQPREIMAYLGFIPSQYSSGKKQRYGRITGTGNSRLRRILVEAAWHYRHAPRISKELKKRQEGQDLEVINYSWKAQKRLYKRFTNLGFRKNKKIAVVAVARELTGFIWSLMVNENNYSGIKTA
- a CDS encoding tetratricopeptide repeat protein gives rise to the protein MNVMKTVQKVYDLMMDGGNENLDKAAKLMNSIKKEDLKKLSKTELGEFSLICGQMVCYKEFPDEAIKMLKAALKLVDETKKAEVLYFIGSSYNDKDNYKLALKYFKKALNIKNLSDKIKINILAELSLCYRNLDKYGKALRSYYKIIEIFKDSKLSLNDYYYNAVSSISTCYWKLGEDRKADDYANEILLTKNVPDWVMKSTYCILGHRYLEKKEYKKAKENYKKALNLAEEKTNKDFYKDLIAECNEGLKKNKQ